Proteins encoded within one genomic window of Methanosarcina barkeri str. Wiesmoor:
- a CDS encoding KUP/HAK/KT family potassium transporter — protein MFSKSEFREVVKSMGLVFGDIGTSPIYTLTVIFLLTRPTHTHIIGVLSLIIWTLIILVTVEYAWLAMSLGKKGEGGTIVLKEILVPLLKSSRNVAFVTLLAYIGTSFLMGDGVITPAISILSAVEGLRIIPQFENIGQSTIILISAAIAIALFSVQSKGIEKITWVFGPIMVLWFATIGFSGIASIFYTPEVLKAINPYYAIRFLLDNGIIGFFVLSEVILCATGGEALYADMGHLGREPILKAWRFVFLALVLNYLGQGAFLIRNPGSTNFLFEMINQQANILYIPFLLLSVVATIIASQAMISGMFSIVYQGITTRIIPMLKIDYTSGVFKSQIYISTVNWLLLVSVLFMMLIFKESSKLAAAYGLAVTGTMSITGIMMTSIFYHRKNITKALISLFITFIDVVFLLSNSYKIPHGGYWSVIIALFILSLILIYTSGQKKLYKLMKLMKSKDFLEKYKQVYATQNKIMGTALFFTRDIERIPQYISHVMFKNNIIYENNIFISIIKSDSPFGIETSFTKEPAKGLKILEIRAGYMEIVNVEKILKDQGIGEKTIFYGVEDIFTKNIIWRIFSIIKKVSPSFVQFYKLPTDELHGVMTRFEM, from the coding sequence ATGTTTTCCAAGTCAGAGTTCAGAGAAGTAGTAAAGTCTATGGGTCTTGTTTTTGGAGATATTGGAACAAGTCCCATTTATACTTTGACTGTTATTTTCCTTCTAACAAGACCTACACACACTCACATAATAGGAGTTTTATCTTTAATTATCTGGACACTTATCATACTTGTGACTGTGGAATACGCCTGGCTTGCAATGAGTCTGGGTAAAAAAGGGGAAGGGGGTACAATAGTCTTAAAAGAAATACTTGTTCCTCTGCTCAAGTCAAGTAGAAACGTAGCTTTTGTTACATTGTTAGCTTATATAGGAACATCTTTCCTCATGGGAGATGGGGTAATTACCCCTGCAATAAGTATTCTGAGCGCAGTCGAAGGCTTGCGAATCATTCCTCAGTTCGAAAACATAGGCCAGAGCACTATTATACTTATTTCTGCTGCAATTGCAATAGCACTTTTTTCAGTTCAGAGCAAGGGAATAGAAAAAATTACATGGGTTTTTGGGCCTATAATGGTTCTATGGTTTGCAACTATTGGATTCTCAGGCATCGCCTCTATTTTCTATACCCCAGAAGTACTCAAAGCCATCAATCCTTATTATGCTATCAGGTTCCTTCTGGACAATGGGATTATAGGATTTTTTGTACTATCCGAAGTCATCCTGTGTGCTACAGGGGGTGAAGCATTATATGCTGATATGGGACACCTGGGAAGAGAGCCTATCTTAAAAGCCTGGAGATTTGTATTTCTAGCATTGGTTTTGAATTATCTCGGGCAGGGTGCATTTCTTATCCGAAACCCGGGTTCGACAAATTTTTTGTTTGAGATGATAAATCAGCAGGCAAACATACTTTATATCCCATTCCTTCTACTCAGTGTCGTAGCTACAATTATCGCTTCTCAGGCTATGATCAGTGGCATGTTCTCTATAGTATATCAGGGAATAACTACTCGGATAATACCGATGTTGAAGATTGATTACACCTCCGGGGTATTTAAGTCTCAAATCTACATAAGTACCGTAAACTGGTTACTCCTCGTTTCTGTATTATTTATGATGCTTATATTCAAAGAATCAAGCAAACTTGCAGCTGCATATGGCCTTGCAGTTACAGGAACTATGTCTATTACGGGCATAATGATGACTTCTATATTTTATCACAGAAAAAACATAACCAAAGCTCTTATTTCGCTATTTATAACGTTCATTGATGTGGTGTTCCTTCTCTCAAATAGCTATAAAATCCCTCACGGAGGTTACTGGTCAGTCATCATAGCACTTTTCATCCTCTCTCTTATACTCATATATACGTCGGGACAAAAGAAGCTGTATAAACTGATGAAGCTCATGAAGTCCAAAGATTTTCTTGAAAAATACAAACAAGTTTATGCTACTCAAAATAAAATCATGGGAACTGCCCTCTTCTTTACACGCGATATCGAAAGAATTCCCCAGTATATTTCCCATGTAATGTTTAAAAACAACATCATTTACGAAAACAACATTTTTATTTCCATTATCAAGTCAGACAGTCCTTTCGGAATAGAAACCTCGTTCACAAAAGAACCGGCAAAAGGGTTAAAAATTTTAGAGATACGAGCCGGATATATGGAGATTGTTAATGTTGAAAAGATCCTTAAAGACCAGGGAATTGGTGAAAAAACCATCTTCTACGGAGTAGAAGATATCTTTACTAAAAATATAATCTGGAGAATCTTTTCCATAATTAAAAAGGTATCGCCTTCCTTTGTCCAGTTTTACAAGCTCCCTACTGACGAACTTCATGGAGTTATGACGAGGTTCGAAATGTAA